The genomic window GGCCTCGCTGAAGGCGTCGGGCGTCACGTTCACCAGCCCTGCCGCGGCGACGAGGTAGGCGGGCACGGGCTCGGTCAGGAACACCTGCGCGCCGGCATGGTTGGCGTCGATCTCGGCGAGCGACGCTTCCAGCTGCTCGACCTCGGCGACGAAGGCGTCGGCGTTCGCGGTGAACGCGGCCGCGTTCTCGGGGCTCAGCTCGGCGAGCTCCTCGGCGATCTCCTCGGCCAGGTGCGCGACGGTGTGCGGGTCGTACCAGACGTGCTCGTTGAAGCCTTCGACGTGCTCGTGATCGGCGTGGTCGTGGTCGTCCGATTCACTGTCGGCCGCGTCATCGGCCTCGGCCGCCTCGCCGGCGGTGTCGTCCTCATCGTCCGACTCCTCGGCGTGGCCATCGTTCTCGGGCCAGTCGTGCGAGTGCTCCACCGCCGTGACGACCGGCGCCTGACTGCCGCTGGAGTCGATGAGCGCGTCGATGAAGGCGTCGTAGCCGCCGCCGTTCTCGATGATGAGATCGGCGTCCGCGACCGTGAGCTGGTCGCGGGCGCTCGCCTCGAACGAGTGCGGGTCCTGCGACTCGTTGCTCACGATCGACGTGACCTCGACGAGGTCGCCGCCGATCGCCTCCGCGATCTGCCCGTACACGTTGGTCGACGCGACGACCGAGATGACGTCTCCGCCACCCTGGTCCGCGGCCGTGCCGCCGGCGCAGCCCGCGAGGGCGAGAGTGGATGCCGCGGCCAGGCCGA from Microbacterium sulfonylureivorans includes these protein-coding regions:
- a CDS encoding metal ABC transporter solute-binding protein, Zn/Mn family, with translation MTSARRSTTFLGLAAASTLALAGCAGGTAADQGGGDVISVVASTNVYGQIAEAIGGDLVEVTSIVSNESQDPHSFEASARDQLTVADADLIIENGGGYDAFIDALIDSSGSQAPVVTAVEHSHDWPENDGHAEESDDEDDTAGEAAEADDAADSESDDHDHADHEHVEGFNEHVWYDPHTVAHLAEEIAEELAELSPENAAAFTANADAFVAEVEQLEASLAEIDANHAGAQVFLTEPVPAYLVAAAGLVNVTPDAFSEAVEEGQDVAPATLLESIALFEDDQVSVVITNAQTAGAETAQIVGEADGRGIPSIAFSETVPEGQTYISWMQANIEALNGALTE